The following are encoded in a window of Roseimaritima ulvae genomic DNA:
- a CDS encoding IS110 family RNA-guided transposase, with the protein MLYLGIDQHAKQLTISLRNDAGDIVLKRQVSTEPKRCAEFFAKLRDKAGDEGFIAILEVCGFNDWLLKFLPTVGCTQTILIQPTKKLKVKTDKRDAHALSELLWVNQHRLRVGEPVRGVRQVILPSKHHAESQRITLLRKDAGRMRTRATNRIKNILRKHNLQWQMPTKTFPSVRAVAWLKTVELPPCERAEMDWHLDELERWTTRMNDLEVQIIERSKDDPVVTRLRTIPGCAHYSALSLVCRVGDPHRFPKGKSLAHYWGLTPGVNDSGEGTGRRGRIAKAGSTMARWELAQITLHCLRRDPVLKAWYKPIRNRRGSKIARVAVMRKLAVIIRNMMVHEQTYPECRDDMLARRKRQVTRHKQTA; encoded by the coding sequence ATGTTGTACCTCGGAATCGACCAGCACGCAAAGCAACTCACCATTTCTCTTCGCAACGATGCCGGCGACATCGTCCTCAAGCGGCAGGTATCCACCGAGCCCAAGCGATGCGCAGAATTCTTTGCCAAGCTGCGAGACAAGGCTGGCGACGAAGGCTTCATCGCCATCCTCGAAGTCTGCGGCTTCAACGATTGGCTCCTCAAGTTCCTACCCACCGTTGGCTGCACTCAAACCATCCTCATCCAGCCCACGAAAAAGCTAAAGGTCAAAACAGACAAACGGGATGCCCACGCGCTCTCAGAGCTACTTTGGGTCAACCAACATCGCCTGCGAGTTGGAGAGCCCGTTCGTGGTGTCCGTCAGGTCATCTTGCCATCCAAACACCATGCCGAAAGTCAACGGATCACGCTATTGCGCAAAGACGCTGGACGAATGCGAACGCGAGCAACCAACCGCATCAAGAACATCCTTCGCAAGCACAACCTCCAGTGGCAGATGCCGACCAAGACCTTCCCTAGCGTCCGTGCGGTCGCCTGGCTGAAGACTGTCGAGCTACCGCCCTGCGAACGCGCCGAGATGGACTGGCACCTCGATGAACTGGAGCGATGGACAACGCGAATGAATGACCTCGAAGTCCAAATCATCGAACGGTCAAAAGACGATCCCGTGGTCACACGCCTCCGCACGATACCCGGCTGTGCACACTATAGTGCGTTGTCTCTGGTGTGCCGGGTCGGCGATCCCCATCGGTTCCCCAAGGGCAAGAGCTTAGCTCACTACTGGGGCCTGACACCGGGCGTCAACGACAGCGGCGAAGGTACGGGACGACGTGGACGCATCGCTAAAGCCGGAAGCACGATGGCACGTTGGGAGTTGGCCCAGATTACGCTGCACTGTCTGCGACGCGATCCGGTGCTGAAGGCTTGGTACAAACCAATCCGCAACCGCCGCGGTAGCAAGATCGCACGTGTCGCGGTGATGCGAAAGCTGGCGGTAATCATACGCAACATGATGGTCCACGAGCAGACTTACCCCGAGTGCCGCGATGACATGTTGGCTCGGCGAAAACGCCAGGTCACGCGCCACAAACAAACAGCCTAA
- a CDS encoding cyclic-phosphate processing receiver domain-containing protein, with translation MTSHTLLWLDDERDPSDSRWIEFFPIVNPAVVWLKSYDEFVQWISHNGLPDAICFDHDLGIGPSGFDAARWLTEYCLDSGSPLPAWSIQSANPIGKQNIASILNTFERFVG, from the coding sequence ATGACATCGCACACGCTTCTGTGGCTTGATGACGAGCGTGATCCGTCGGACTCAAGATGGATCGAGTTCTTCCCGATTGTTAATCCAGCGGTAGTTTGGCTGAAGTCCTACGATGAGTTCGTGCAATGGATTTCTCACAACGGCTTGCCCGATGCAATTTGTTTTGACCACGATTTGGGCATTGGCCCAAGCGGATTTGACGCCGCCAGATGGCTCACGGAGTACTGCCTTGATTCTGGATCGCCATTGCCAGCATGGAGCATTCAAAGTGCGAACCCAATTGGAAAACAGAACATCGCCTCGATCCTAAATACTTTTGAACGATTCGTTGGCTGA